One Pantoea trifolii DNA segment encodes these proteins:
- a CDS encoding MFS transporter: MSTWSRPVVLLLCGLMLMTVSIAVLNTLVPLWLTHDQLPTWQVGMASSSYYTGNLLGTLLAGWLITRYGFNRCFYLASVLFAVATMGMVMLDGFYSWTMLRFTAGVGCALIWVVVESALLCSGTVRNRGQLLAAYMIIYYLGTVAGQLLVSRVSTELLHVIPWVTALIICAVLPVVFVHVNASAATEEASTSHLWVMLRRRSSRLGINGCIISGIVLGSLYGLMPLYLSHQGMSDATVGYWMALLVSSGIVGQWPVGRLADRFGRLLVLRVQVFVVILGAIAMLGDAAMAPALFVLGLAGFTLYPVAMSWACETVAHHELVAMNQALLFSYTVGSLVGPGMTSMLMQNYSDRLLFVMIAAVALVYLVMLLRKADHQATPVAHA, translated from the coding sequence ATGTCAACCTGGTCGCGCCCCGTCGTTTTGCTGCTTTGCGGCTTAATGCTCATGACGGTGTCTATTGCTGTGCTTAATACGCTGGTACCGTTATGGCTTACCCATGATCAATTGCCAACCTGGCAAGTGGGTATGGCTAGCTCATCGTATTACACCGGTAATTTGCTGGGCACTTTGCTCGCGGGCTGGTTGATCACTCGTTACGGTTTTAATCGCTGTTTCTACCTGGCCAGTGTGCTTTTCGCCGTTGCGACCATGGGCATGGTGATGCTGGACGGTTTTTATAGCTGGACCATGCTGCGCTTCACCGCAGGTGTGGGTTGTGCACTGATTTGGGTGGTGGTTGAGAGCGCCTTATTATGCAGCGGTACCGTACGTAATCGTGGTCAGCTGCTCGCGGCATATATGATCATCTACTACCTCGGCACGGTTGCCGGCCAGTTGTTGGTGAGTCGTGTGTCGACAGAACTGCTCCACGTGATTCCGTGGGTGACTGCGCTGATTATCTGTGCGGTGTTGCCGGTCGTATTTGTGCATGTCAACGCCAGCGCTGCGACGGAGGAGGCTTCAACGAGTCACCTTTGGGTGATGTTGCGTCGTCGTAGCTCTCGTCTCGGCATCAATGGCTGCATCATTTCCGGTATCGTTCTCGGCTCGCTTTATGGCTTGATGCCTTTATATCTGTCGCATCAGGGCATGAGTGATGCAACCGTCGGTTACTGGATGGCGTTACTGGTCAGCTCGGGCATTGTCGGCCAGTGGCCAGTAGGACGTTTAGCCGATCGCTTTGGTCGCCTGTTGGTGCTACGTGTGCAAGTATTCGTGGTTATTCTCGGTGCGATTGCCATGTTGGGTGATGCTGCGATGGCCCCAGCACTGTTTGTGCTGGGGCTGGCGGGTTTTACTCTCTACCCAGTGGCGATGTCCTGGGCGTGCGAAACCGTGGCGCATCATGAGTTAGTGGCGATGAATCAGGCATTACTGTTCAGCTATACCGTGGGTAGTTTGGTGGGGCCGGGAATGACGTCAATGCTGATGCAGAACTACTCTGACCGCCTGCTGTTTGTGATGATTGCTGCAGTTGCACTGGTTTATCTGGTGATGTTACTGCGCAAAGCCGATCATCAGGCAACGCCGGTTGCACATGCTTAA
- the pflA gene encoding pyruvate formate lyase 1-activating protein, translated as MSTIGRIHSFESCGTVDGPGIRFITFFQGCLMRCLYCHNRDTWDTHGGKEVTVEELMKDALSYRHFMNASGGGVTASGGEAILQAEFVRDWFRACQAEGIHTCLDTNGFVRRYDPVIDELLDATDLVMLDLKQINDDVHEILVGVSNHRTLDFARYLQKRGKRTWIRYVVVPGYSNDDDSVHRLGEFTKDMDNIEKIELLPYHELGKHKWIAMGEEYKLDGVKPPSKETMERVKNILASYGHEVMY; from the coding sequence ATGTCAACCATCGGTCGTATCCACTCCTTTGAATCCTGCGGCACCGTTGACGGCCCAGGCATCCGTTTCATCACCTTTTTTCAGGGCTGTCTAATGCGCTGCCTGTATTGCCATAACCGCGATACATGGGACACGCATGGCGGTAAAGAAGTTACCGTCGAAGAGTTGATGAAGGATGCGCTCTCATATCGTCACTTCATGAATGCATCTGGTGGCGGCGTTACGGCGTCGGGTGGCGAAGCGATCTTACAAGCCGAGTTTGTGCGTGACTGGTTCCGCGCCTGCCAGGCCGAAGGCATTCACACCTGTCTCGACACCAACGGCTTTGTTCGTCGCTACGACCCGGTGATCGATGAATTGCTAGATGCCACTGATTTGGTCATGCTCGACTTAAAACAGATCAATGATGATGTACATGAGATTTTGGTGGGCGTTTCCAATCACCGTACGCTGGACTTTGCGCGCTATCTGCAGAAGAGAGGCAAACGTACCTGGATTCGTTACGTTGTTGTGCCTGGTTACTCTAATGATGATGATTCCGTACATCGCTTAGGTGAGTTCACTAAGGATATGGATAACATTGAGAAGATTGAACTGCTGCCTTATCACGAGTTAGGCAAACACAAATGGATTGCCATGGGTGAAGAGTACAAGCTGGATGGTGTCAAGCCGCCGAGCAAAGAAACCATGGAGCGAGTGAAGAATATCCTCGCCAGCTACGGTCATGAAGTGATGTATTAA
- the pflB gene encoding formate C-acetyltransferase produces MSELNEKMALAWEGFSAGEWQNSVNVRDFIQKNYTPYEGDESFLAGATPATTKLWDSVLEGIKIENRTHAPVDFDTDLASTITSHDAGYISKSLEKIVGLQTEAPLKRAIIPFGGIKMVEGSCKVYGRELDPALKKVFTDYRKTHNQGVFDVYTPDIMRCRKSGVLTGLPDAYGRGRIIGDYRRVALYGIDYLMKDKVAQFNSLQSDMENGVDLEATIRLREEISEQHRALGQIKEMAAKYGSDISLPATNAQEAVQWTYYGYLAAVKSQNGAAMSFGRVSTFLDVYIERDIQAGKLIEEDAQELIDHLVMKLRMVRFLRTPEYDELFSGDPIWATESLAGMGVDGRTLVTKSTFRFLNTLYTMGPSPEPNMTILWSEKLPVNFKKYAAKVSIDTSSLQYENDDLMRPDFDNDDYAIACCVSPMIVGKQMQFFGARANLAKTLLYAINGGVDEKLKMQVGPKEAPITDEILNFDIVMERLDHFMDWLAKQYVTSLNIIHYMHDKYSYEASLMALHDRDVYRTMACGIAGLSVAADSLSAIKYAKVKTIRDEDGLAVDFEIEGEYPQFGNNDSRVDDMACDLVERFMKKIQKLQTYRNAVPTQSVLTITSNVVYGKKTGNTPDGRRAGAPFGPGANPMHGRDQKGAVASLTSVAKLPFAYAKDGISYTFSIVPNALGKDDNVRKTNLAGLMDGYFHHEANIEGGQHLNVNVMNREMLLDAMEHPEKYPQLTIRVSGYAVRFNSLTKEQQKDVITRTFTQSL; encoded by the coding sequence ATGTCCGAACTGAATGAAAAAATGGCGTTAGCCTGGGAAGGATTTAGCGCCGGCGAATGGCAGAACAGCGTCAACGTCCGTGACTTTATCCAGAAAAACTATACACCGTATGAAGGCGACGAATCCTTCCTCGCGGGCGCGACGCCGGCCACTACTAAGCTGTGGGATAGCGTGCTTGAAGGTATTAAAATCGAGAACCGCACTCACGCGCCGGTGGATTTTGACACCGATTTGGCTTCAACCATCACCTCTCACGACGCCGGCTACATCAGCAAATCTCTGGAAAAAATTGTCGGTCTGCAAACTGAAGCGCCTCTGAAACGTGCCATCATTCCGTTTGGCGGCATCAAAATGGTTGAGGGCTCTTGCAAGGTTTATGGCCGCGAACTCGATCCCGCGCTGAAAAAGGTCTTCACTGATTACCGTAAAACTCATAACCAGGGCGTATTCGATGTTTATACCCCAGACATCATGCGCTGCCGTAAATCAGGCGTACTGACAGGTTTGCCTGATGCCTATGGCCGCGGTCGTATCATTGGTGACTATCGCCGCGTCGCGCTGTACGGCATCGATTACCTGATGAAAGACAAGGTTGCACAGTTTAATTCTCTGCAGAGCGATATGGAGAATGGCGTTGACCTCGAAGCCACCATTCGCCTGCGTGAAGAGATCTCTGAACAGCACCGTGCGCTAGGTCAGATCAAAGAGATGGCTGCGAAGTATGGTTCAGATATCTCACTGCCCGCGACCAATGCACAAGAAGCCGTACAGTGGACTTACTATGGCTATCTCGCGGCGGTGAAATCACAGAATGGTGCGGCGATGTCCTTCGGTCGCGTATCCACCTTCCTTGATGTGTATATCGAACGCGATATTCAGGCCGGGAAACTGATTGAAGAAGACGCACAGGAACTGATTGACCATCTGGTAATGAAATTGCGTATGGTGCGCTTCCTGCGTACGCCTGAATACGATGAGCTGTTCTCCGGTGATCCAATCTGGGCAACAGAATCATTAGCGGGTATGGGCGTCGATGGCCGTACTCTGGTGACCAAAAGCACCTTCCGTTTCCTGAATACGCTTTACACCATGGGACCATCTCCGGAGCCAAATATGACCATCCTGTGGTCAGAAAAACTGCCGGTTAACTTCAAGAAATACGCCGCAAAAGTTTCTATCGATACGTCCTCATTGCAATATGAGAATGACGACCTGATGCGCCCTGACTTCGACAACGATGACTATGCTATCGCCTGCTGCGTTAGCCCAATGATTGTCGGTAAGCAGATGCAGTTCTTCGGTGCGCGTGCCAACCTGGCAAAAACCCTGCTGTATGCAATCAACGGTGGCGTTGATGAAAAACTGAAAATGCAGGTAGGCCCGAAAGAAGCGCCAATCACTGACGAGATTCTTAATTTTGACATCGTGATGGAGCGTCTGGATCACTTCATGGATTGGCTGGCGAAGCAGTACGTCACCTCCCTGAACATCATTCACTACATGCACGATAAGTACAGCTACGAAGCTTCACTGATGGCGCTGCACGACCGTGACGTTTATCGCACCATGGCATGTGGTATCGCGGGTCTGTCTGTTGCGGCTGACTCACTTTCTGCTATCAAATACGCCAAAGTGAAAACCATCCGTGATGAAGATGGTTTAGCGGTGGACTTCGAAATTGAAGGGGAATATCCGCAGTTTGGTAACAATGACTCTCGCGTTGATGACATGGCGTGCGATCTGGTTGAACGTTTCATGAAGAAAATTCAGAAACTGCAAACCTACCGCAATGCGGTGCCGACACAGTCAGTGCTGACCATTACCTCTAACGTGGTTTATGGTAAGAAAACCGGTAATACGCCTGACGGACGTCGTGCGGGTGCGCCATTCGGGCCGGGTGCTAACCCAATGCACGGCCGTGACCAGAAAGGTGCGGTGGCTTCACTGACCTCTGTCGCGAAACTGCCCTTCGCTTACGCTAAAGACGGTATCTCTTATACCTTCTCCATCGTGCCAAATGCGCTGGGTAAAGATGATAACGTGCGTAAAACTAACCTTGCTGGCTTGATGGATGGATATTTCCACCATGAAGCTAACATTGAGGGCGGTCAGCATCTGAACGTTAACGTGATGAACCGTGAGATGCTGCTGGATGCGATGGAGCATCCTGAGAAGTATCCACAGTTGACCATTCGCGTATCCGGTTATGCTGTTCGCTTCAACTCGCTCACCAAAGAGCAGCAGAAAGATGTAATTACCCGTACCTTCACTCAGTCGTTGTAA
- the focA gene encoding formate transporter FocA, producing MKADNPFNSLLPAAMAKVAEEAGIYKATKRPLTTFFLAITAGVFISIAFVFYITATTGSGAMPYGIAKLIGGICFSLGLMLVVVCGADLFTSTVLIVVAKASGRITWLQLGRHWLTVYIGNLFGALFFVALIWLAGEHMVANGAWGLNLLQTADHKMHHTFIEAVSLGTLANLMVCLAVWMSYSGRSLMDKMFAMILPVAMFVACGFEHSIANMFLIPMAIVIRDFASPEFWQMAGASAAQFPSLSVSDFILNNLIPVTIGNIIGGGLLVGLTYWVIYLRGDEPVH from the coding sequence GTGAAAGCTGACAACCCTTTTAATTCATTATTACCGGCGGCAATGGCGAAAGTTGCAGAAGAGGCCGGCATATATAAAGCTACTAAACGTCCTTTAACCACATTCTTCCTTGCCATTACTGCTGGCGTATTTATTTCTATCGCATTTGTCTTCTATATCACTGCGACCACCGGAAGTGGAGCCATGCCCTACGGCATAGCAAAACTGATCGGCGGTATCTGTTTCTCACTCGGTTTAATGTTAGTGGTCGTGTGCGGAGCGGACCTGTTCACCTCAACTGTTCTGATCGTGGTGGCAAAAGCCAGCGGCCGTATCACCTGGCTGCAACTCGGTCGACATTGGTTGACCGTCTACATTGGTAATCTGTTTGGCGCGCTGTTCTTTGTAGCACTTATCTGGTTAGCCGGTGAACACATGGTGGCGAATGGTGCCTGGGGCTTAAACCTTCTGCAAACCGCTGACCACAAGATGCATCACACCTTTATCGAAGCCGTCAGTCTCGGCACGCTCGCCAATTTAATGGTTTGCCTGGCGGTATGGATGAGTTACTCCGGCCGCAGCCTGATGGATAAAATGTTTGCGATGATTTTACCGGTAGCGATGTTTGTTGCCTGCGGCTTTGAACATAGCATCGCAAACATGTTCCTGATTCCGATGGCCATTGTTATCCGTGACTTTGCCAGCCCGGAATTCTGGCAAATGGCGGGGGCAAGCGCAGCACAGTTTCCATCACTCAGCGTTAGCGATTTTATTCTTAACAACCTTATTCCCGTAACCATCGGCAACATTATTGGCGGCGGATTATTAGTCGGTTTGACCTACTGGGTAATCTATCTGCGTGGCGATGAGCCGGTGCATTAA
- the ycaO gene encoding 30S ribosomal protein S12 methylthiotransferase accessory factor YcaO, giving the protein MTQTFIPGKDAALEDSIARFQQKLQDLGFNIEEASWLNPVPHVWSVHIRDRDCPLCFTNGKGASKKAALASALGEYFERLSTNYFFADFWLGKSIANGDFVHYPNEKWFPLTEDDSLPEGILDARLRKFYDPEESLGASELIDLQSGNDERGICGLPFTRQSDQQTVYIPMNIIGNLYVSNGMSAGNTANEARVQGLSEVFERHIKNRIIAESISLPEIPAEVMQRYPGVIEAIERLEAEGFPIFSYDASLGGKYPVICVVLFNPANGTCFASFGAHPDFGVALERTVTELLQGRGLKDLDVFTPPTFDDEEVAEHANLETHFIDSSGLISWDMFKDDADYPFVDWSFAGTTHEEFDTLMAIFRAEDKEVYIADYEHLSVYACRIIVPGMSDIYPAEDLLLANNSMGAPLRETLLALPKSQWEPEAYLELIVQLDEEGHDDFTRVRELLGLASGKDNGWYTLRIGELKAMLALAGGDLDQALIWTEWTMEFNQSIFSEERANYYRCLQTLLLLAMEEERDPLQYHRAFIRMYGQAAVEAASAAISGEAPFYGLQAVDLDLKAFPAHQSLLAAYEKLQTAKRRYWAQK; this is encoded by the coding sequence ATGACGCAAACGTTTATCCCCGGAAAAGACGCCGCACTGGAAGATTCCATTGCACGCTTTCAACAGAAACTGCAAGACCTTGGTTTCAATATTGAAGAAGCTTCCTGGCTGAATCCGGTACCACACGTCTGGTCAGTGCACATTCGCGATCGCGACTGCCCGCTGTGCTTTACAAATGGCAAAGGTGCTAGCAAAAAAGCCGCTCTGGCTTCAGCACTGGGCGAATATTTTGAGCGCCTCTCTACTAACTACTTCTTCGCCGATTTCTGGTTAGGTAAATCCATCGCTAATGGTGATTTTGTTCACTATCCGAATGAAAAGTGGTTCCCGCTCACCGAGGACGACAGCCTGCCAGAAGGCATTCTGGATGCGCGCCTCCGCAAATTTTATGATCCTGAAGAGAGCCTGGGTGCTTCAGAGCTGATTGATCTGCAATCCGGCAATGATGAGCGCGGTATTTGTGGCCTGCCATTTACCCGCCAATCTGACCAGCAAACGGTTTATATCCCGATGAACATCATCGGAAATCTGTACGTATCGAATGGTATGTCAGCCGGTAACACCGCGAATGAAGCGCGCGTACAGGGCCTGTCTGAGGTTTTTGAGCGCCATATCAAGAATCGCATCATCGCCGAATCCATCAGCCTGCCAGAAATTCCAGCAGAGGTGATGCAGCGTTATCCTGGCGTAATTGAAGCGATTGAACGTCTGGAAGCTGAAGGTTTCCCAATCTTCTCCTACGATGCTTCACTCGGCGGCAAATACCCGGTTATCTGCGTTGTGCTGTTCAATCCAGCAAATGGTACCTGTTTCGCTTCGTTTGGTGCACATCCGGACTTTGGCGTCGCACTTGAGCGTACCGTTACTGAACTGCTGCAGGGCCGCGGTCTGAAAGATCTCGACGTGTTCACTCCGCCAACGTTTGATGATGAAGAAGTGGCGGAACACGCTAACCTGGAAACGCATTTCATCGATTCAAGCGGTCTGATTTCATGGGATATGTTCAAAGACGATGCTGACTATCCTTTCGTCGACTGGAGCTTTGCGGGTACCACGCACGAAGAGTTTGATACGCTGATGGCGATCTTCCGTGCGGAAGATAAAGAAGTCTATATCGCTGACTATGAACATCTGAGCGTTTACGCTTGCCGCATTATCGTGCCTGGTATGTCTGATATTTATCCAGCGGAAGACCTACTGCTGGCGAATAACAGCATGGGTGCACCACTGCGCGAAACGCTGCTGGCGCTGCCGAAAAGCCAATGGGAACCTGAAGCTTATCTCGAGCTGATCGTGCAACTGGACGAGGAAGGTCATGATGACTTTACTCGCGTGCGCGAACTGCTGGGTCTGGCATCGGGTAAAGACAATGGCTGGTACACACTGCGTATCGGCGAGCTGAAAGCGATGCTAGCGCTGGCAGGTGGCGACCTGGATCAGGCTCTGATCTGGACTGAATGGACGATGGAATTCAACCAGTCCATCTTCAGCGAAGAACGCGCTAACTACTACCGCTGCCTGCAAACATTGCTGCTGCTGGCAATGGAAGAGGAACGCGATCCGCTTCAATATCATCGTGCCTTTATCCGTATGTATGGCCAGGCGGCAGTTGAGGCTGCTTCAGCGGCTATCAGTGGTGAAGCGCCTTTCTATGGATTGCAAGCGGTCGATCTGGACCTGAAAGCATTCCCTGCGCATCAATCATTACTCGCTGCCTATGAAAAATTGCAGACAGCTAAACGTCGTTACTGGGCACAAAAATAG
- the serC gene encoding 3-phosphoserine/phosphohydroxythreonine transaminase — translation MTQVYNFSSGPAMLPVEVLRRAEQELTNWHGLGTSVMEISHRSKEFIAVAEAAEQDFRDLLKIPANYKVLFCHGGARAQFAAIPGNLLGDAKTADYIDGGYWAHSAIKEAEKFCSPNTIDIKATRDGKRALLPMREWQLNDDAAYVHFCPNETIDGIAIDEEPDFGDKIVVADLSSTILSRPIDVSRYGVIYAGAQKNIGPAGLTLVVVREDLLGKAQRYVPSILDYKVLAENESMFNTPPTFAWYLSGLVFKWLKEKGGVAEMDKLNQAKADLLYGVIDNSAFYRNDVASENRSRMNVPFQLADSSLDKVFLEESLKAGLHALKGHRVVGGMRASIYNAMPLEGVKTLTEFMVDFERRHG, via the coding sequence ATGACTCAGGTTTATAATTTTAGCTCTGGCCCGGCTATGCTGCCGGTAGAAGTGCTCCGTCGCGCAGAACAAGAACTGACAAACTGGCACGGGTTAGGCACCTCGGTGATGGAGATCAGTCATCGCAGTAAAGAGTTTATTGCTGTTGCTGAAGCAGCAGAACAAGATTTTCGCGATCTGCTGAAGATCCCAGCCAATTACAAAGTTTTATTCTGCCACGGCGGTGCGCGTGCACAATTCGCGGCCATCCCCGGCAACTTATTGGGTGACGCAAAAACCGCAGATTATATTGACGGCGGTTACTGGGCTCACAGCGCAATTAAAGAAGCCGAAAAATTCTGCTCGCCAAATACCATTGATATAAAAGCCACGCGTGATGGTAAACGTGCTTTATTACCAATGCGTGAATGGCAGCTGAATGATGATGCGGCTTACGTCCATTTCTGCCCGAACGAAACGATTGATGGCATTGCCATCGATGAAGAGCCGGATTTTGGCGATAAGATTGTGGTTGCCGATCTCTCTTCTACTATTCTGTCTCGTCCAATCGATGTGAGTCGTTATGGCGTGATCTACGCTGGCGCGCAAAAAAATATTGGCCCGGCGGGCTTAACCTTAGTGGTTGTGCGCGAAGACCTGCTGGGTAAAGCACAGCGTTATGTGCCTTCTATCCTTGATTACAAGGTGCTGGCCGAAAACGAATCGATGTTCAACACCCCGCCAACTTTCGCATGGTATCTCTCTGGCCTGGTATTCAAATGGCTGAAAGAGAAGGGCGGCGTGGCCGAGATGGACAAGCTGAATCAGGCAAAAGCCGACTTACTGTATGGCGTGATTGATAACAGCGCGTTTTATCGTAACGATGTCGCAAGCGAAAACCGTTCACGTATGAACGTGCCATTCCAGTTAGCCGATTCATCTCTGGATAAAGTGTTCCTGGAAGAGTCCCTCAAGGCTGGTCTGCATGCATTGAAAGGCCATCGCGTGGTTGGCGGTATGCGTGCATCGATCTACAATGCGATGCCGCTGGAAGGCGTTAAAACGCTGACTGAGTTTATGGTCGACTTCGAACGTCGCCACGGTTAA